Below is a window of Salvelinus fontinalis isolate EN_2023a chromosome 31, ASM2944872v1, whole genome shotgun sequence DNA.
cctgtatattcaataggcgatgagttgaaaaactacaaacctcagatttccaacttcctggttggattttatttccaggtttttgcctgcaatatgagttctgttatactcacagacatcattcaagcagttttagaaacttcagagtgttttctatccaaatctactaataatatgcatatcttagcttctgggaatgagtagcaggcagttttctCTGGACACCTTATTCTTCCAAGCTACTtaacccagccataagaagtttaagggcttgtaagtaagcatttcacggtaaggtctacacctgttgtattcggcgcatgtgacaaataaaatttgatttgatttcattcaTTAGCAGTgactgttaccatgacagccggTCCCAATACACCCCTTACCTCTCTCCCTGGGCACTACCACTAACTCTGAGGCCCTGAGGGCTTCATTTATAACATTTATATTTTCAGGGTTTAATCAAAAGAGGGTAAGGGATACTGTTAGGGTTTGGAACTCTGTGTTAGCCATGTCCTCCAGTAGAGTGCTGTGATCCTTTAgtagttatcaaatcaaatgttattggtcacaaacacatggttagcagatgttaatgcgagtgtagcgaaatgcttgtgcttctagttccaacagtgcagtaatatctaacaagtaatctaacaattccccaacaactacctaatacacacaaacctaaaggggtgaatgagaatatgtacatgtaagtatatggatgagcgatggctgagcggcatagacaaggtgcaatagatggtataaaatacagtatatacatgtgatatgtaagatatgcaaacattattaaagttgcattatttagagtgcattgtataaagtgactagtgatccatttgttaaagtggccagtgattgggtctcaatgtaggcagcagcctctctgagttagtgattgctgttcagCAGtgtgatgaccttgagatagaagctgtttttcagtctcccagtcccagcattgatgcacctttactgacctcgccttctggatggtagcggtgtgaacagacagtggcccGAGTAGTTGATTTCCTTGATGAGCTTATTGGCCTTCCTGTGagattgggtgctgtaggtgtcctggagagcaggtagtttgcccccggtgatgcgctgtgcagacctcactatcctctggagagccttacggttgtgggcagagcagttgccgtaccaggcggtgatacagcccgacaggatgctctcgattgggcATCTGTacaagtttgtgagtgtttttggtgacaagccgaatttctccagcctcctgaggttgaagaggcgctgttgcgccttcttcaccacactgtctttgtgggtggaccattttagtttgtcagtgatgtatacgccgaggaactttccaccttctccactgctgtctctttgatgtggatagggggtgctccctctgctgtttcctgaagtccatgatcatctcctctGTTTGCACCAGTTAGTACTCTGTGTTGTGGCTGCAGCAACCCTGTTTCAAATCCGGGTCATGGCAGGGAATATTCGGCTTGGAGGCTTATTTGACCTCAACCAGCAGGTCGCCACCTTTAgcttatcctctctctctttatctccttctttttctctccctccctctcccttctccccacaGGGAGCAGATGAGTCCGTTCTACTTTAAGTTCCAATTCCGGAACGTTGAGTATTCATCTGGTCGTAATAAGACTTTGCTATGTTACCGAGTGGAGACTCCGGAGGGCGCCACTGATCCACTACAGGGATACATGGAGGACGAACACGCCACCGCACACGTAGAGACGGCCTTCTTCACACGGGTAACAACATAAAGTTGGATGGAGGGCTCACTTGGATCAATGGCTGTTTTATCGCAGGACGCACCATCAAGCCAGTTTTAGTGTGGGATGCACCATTGAGGGCTTTCTCCAtattgaagtagtcaactgggttcACAGATATCACAGAATTCCATCCAGGTCAGCAGGAGGGGTCAGCCAATGAATAATACTCCTGAGCAAACAGGAGATAGCCATAAATCAACAACCTTGGCTTGATACCTGTTCAGACTAAACACACTCCAACACGGCGGTATGGACCTTTTCTCACGAAATTGACTACTTGACAATGGAGAAAgccctcaatggtgctgcccattCTGTCAAAGAAGTGAAAAGGACATAGATTCCCCCTCTAGGTGTACCCTCGTACCAACTCTATGACACATATTCCCCCTCTAGATGTACCCTCGTACCAACTCTATGACACATATTCCCCCTCTAGGTGTACCCTCGTACCAACTCTATGACACATATTCCCCCTCTAGGTGTACCCTCATACCAACTCTATGACACATATTCCCCCTCTAGGTGTACCGTCGTACCAACTCTATGACACATATTCCCCCTCTAGGTGTACCCTCGTACCAACTCTATGACACATATTCCCCCTCTAGGTGTACCGTCGTACCAACTCTATGACACATATTCCCCCTCTAGGTGTACCCTCCTACCAACTCTATGACACATATTCCCCCTCTAGGTGTACCCTCCTACCAACTCTATGACACATATTCCCCCTCTAGATGTACCCTCCTACCAACTCTATGACACATATTCCCCCTCTAGGTGTACCCTCGTACCAACTCTATGACACATATTCTCCCCTTCTCGCTCACAGGTCCTCCCCCACTATGACTCCTCCCAGGAATACGAGGTCAGGTGGTACGTATCTTCCAGTCCCTGTGCAGCCTGCCTCACCAAGATGGCCGATGTCCTCAGACAGAGAAAGAAGCTCCGCCTCTACCTCCTCATGTCCCGCCTCTTCCTGTGGGAGGAGCCTGAGATAGAGGTGCCaatccccctcccacacacacagagatgggcAGCAGAGCGGCaggtcttgctcttcattgtaatcagagggatgatatttcttatttttttattttatctttatttatatagcttttttctcattgagataatatctcttttccaatagagacctggtccaatagcagcagggagaacaacgtttcagacacaccaacttacatacactaacacaacattaaacaaaactatagacacacatgcagtacaacaattacatattaaaaacacaaacatcttgactaaaaacagctggcctaaaaacaattacactcttATATGATATGTACATcaatcaagtgtttaaactccaccaacgaaactagatcatcacattttaaaatgttcaggagagaattccaggaccacggtgCTGAGTAACTTAAACTATTTCTACCAGgacctgttctaatttttggtactgttagaagcaaatcagaatgggaccgtcatttttatttatttactgacctgactaataaagaatagagataaaatggcattttacccaatatggccttataaatcagtgtataccagtgtttaagcctacgcaaggtcaatgacgaccagccaatagcgctgtagagatcacaatgatgtgttagacgtttctgatttgtaatgaacctgagggctgcatgatacactgaatcaagtgcatatatataacatcactaaaatctaaaaccgacagtaatgtacatcgtaccagctccttcctggcctcaaaagaaaaacaagccttatgccAGTAATAAAATCCTATCTTCAGCTTGAGCTTCAttatcaagttctctacatgcacagtgaagctcagcttgtcatcaacccacacacccaaataattgtacactttaacttgctctatagtatgtccagccaatgtagcaatgacctgatttgtaacatgcctggcatttgaaatagcatgcattttgttttacctgaatttagaatcagctttaaatcatacagattctgttgtatgatgttaaatgctctttgggcattttcaaaagctaaagataaactactaccacttgaataaagaacagtatcGTTTGCATAAAAATTAACATCTGCTGTTTCAATAAGATCCTCAATGTTGTTGATATAACATCCGCTGTTTCAttaagatccccaatgttgttgatatacaaaatgaacaacagtgggcCCAAAGTAGAACCTTGCGGCACACCTGAGCACACCTCTATGGACTCAGATTTACGACCATCCGCCATTACACATTGTGTACGATTTGATAGGtaatttataaaccaatctagagcatgaccagtaattccacaacattttaacctttgcactaacacagcatggtccacggtgtcaaaagccttcgacaaatcaataaagacagacacacaatgtaacttcttatcaagagcacagtggatgtcatttaaaaccttcaatgttgctgaaacagtgctgtggccagacctaaaACCTGATTCCATTTAAGATGTTGTTTTCTTGGAAGTAGGTCTTCAGCtgcctactaactaaggactccagTACCTTAGACAGTACAGACAGCGTTGATATGGGTCGATAGTTGTCAAGTAGCGAAGGATCTCCACCTTTCAGGAGAGGCAGTACAAAAGCAGATTTCCATAACTTGGGGATTTCCTTAACATCAAgttaaaaatacatgttaagGGGGGAGCCATGATGTCTGCAGCTAGGTGTAGgagggtctagttcatcagggacAGGGAATTTATTTAaatcaatttctttcagggctTTACACACTTCTGAAACAGCGAAGGATGAaaaggagaacctggtgaaggagtgcacaggggTGTCAGGTAAATTTATAGGGGGCTCAATtatacctttgaccttttcaaataaactgcctgcatctAAAAAATGCTGATTCAAGGCTTTCAGAATGGAGGTTCTCTCAGTTACAATCTGTGTGTCGACCAACAATTGTTTAGGAAGCTGTGTATCTTTTCTGCACTCCAAACCCTTCACTACTTGCCAAAATTTGGATGGATGTGAAGTAGATTTCAGGTAGTGGTCTGCTTTCAATTTACGGATCATAGCCACACCCATATTTGGAAGAAGTTTAAAAGCCATCCAATCATCTGCCAAACCAGTCCCTCTTGCTTTAGCCCACATAGCATTTAGTTCCCTTATGATTTTTGTTCCTTAGTAAACCAAGGGTTCTCTCTGCCCTTAATCCTGAATGTTTTAAAAGGGGCCTATTGCATACATCCTGGAATGCGTTCAACATCAGGGAttaattccattctattccattcaatGCTAGATACATCATGTAAAAAACCTTGAATATCAAACCGCTTATAAATACTATACATGCCAGTCTGACTTGGCtaggagttgaggagagactgactgcatcacttcttctttttatgagaaacattaatgtgttgaaaatcccaaattgtttgcatagtcaacttacacacagctctgacacacacacttaccccaccagacatgccaccaggggtcttttcacagtccccaaatccagaacataTTCAAGTAAGCGTACCATATTATATATAGCCCTTATTTCATGGAACTTCCTTCAATCTCATATTGTTCAAacgaacagcaaacctggtttcaacaaacagataaagcaacacctcgcggcacaacacctctcccctattggacctagatagtttgtgtgtatgtattgatatggagGTGTGCCTTTttgaaaatgtatgtagttctgtccttgagctgttcttgtctattaatgttctgtattatgtcatgtttcatgttttgtgtggaccccaggaagagtagctgctgcttttgcaacagctaatggggatcctaataaaataccaaataccaaaatagactcactctctctcatacagtacatgtgcgtgctgtgtgtgtgtgtgtttgtgtctctgtgtgctaggtGGGGCTGCGGTGCCTGGCGTCACTGGGTGTGAGGATTAGGATGATGAAGCCGTCTGACTTCTTGTCTGTCTGGGAAACGTTTgtagagaaggaggaggacatgacctttaacccctggGAGGACTGCCAGGACAACTACCAATACTACCAGTACAGACTCAACAACATCCTCAAGTAAAGGTAGATAcatgcacgcacatgcacacacacagagaaatagtATTAACGTTtcctttttgtatttgttttctctgtgtgtttctgtttcaGGTGCAGTCAAAACCATTTCACACCCCCACACCCTGACTACAACTACAACCCCATCTACACGTCTACACATCCTAGAACCCCATCTACACATCCTACAACCCCATCTACACATCCTACAACCCCATCTACACGTCCTACAACCCCATCTACACGTCCTCCAACCCCATCTACACGTCCTCCAACCCCATCTACACGTCCTCCAACCCCATTTACACATCCAACAACCCCATCTACACATCCTACAACCCTATCTACACGTCCTACAACCccatctacacatctacacatctacacatccTACAACCccatctacacatctacacatccTAGAACCCCATCTACACATCCTACAACCCCATCTACACATCCTACAACCCCATCTACATGTCCTACAACCCCATCTACACATCCTACAACCCCATCTACACATCCTAAAACCCCATCTACACGTCCTACAACCCCATCTACACATCCTCCAACCccatctacacatctacacatccTAGAACCCCATCTACAGATCCTACAACCCCATCTACACGTCCTCCAACCCGATCTACACATCCTAGAACCCCATATACACATCTACACATCCTAAAACCCCTTCTACACATCCTACAACCCCATCTACACGTCCTACAACCccatctacacatctacacatccTAGAACCCCATCTACACATCCTACAATCCCATCTACACATCCTACAACCCCATTTACACATCCAACAACCCCATCTACACATCCTACAACCctatctacacatctacacatcaTACAACCCCATCTACACGTCCTCCAACCCCATCTACACATCCTAGAACCccatctacacatctacacatccTAAAACCCCTTCTACACATCCTACAACCccatctacacatctacacatcaTACAACCccatctacacatctacacatcaTACAACCCCATCTACACGTCCTCCAACCCCATCTACACATCCTAGAACCccatctacacatctacacatccTACAACCCCTTCTACACATCCTAAAACCCCTTCTACACATCCTACAACCCCTTCTACACATCCTACAACCccatctacacatctacacatcaTACAACCCCATCTACACATCCTCCAACCCCATCTACACATCATACAACCCCATCTACACATCCTACAACCCCATCTACACATCCTACAACCccatctacacatctacacatccTAGAACCCCATCTACACATCCTACAATCCCATCTACACGTCCTCAAACCCCATCTACACATCCTAGAACCccatctacacatctacacctcctAGAACCCCATCTACACATCCTACAACCCCATCTACACATCCTACAACTCCATCTACACATCCTACAACCCTATCTACACATCCTACAATCCCATCTACACGTCCGACAACCCTAGCTACACATCTACACATCCTCCAACCCCATCTATACATCCTACAACCCCATCTACACAACCAACAACCCAATCTACACATCCTAAAACCCCTTCTACACATCCTACAACCCCATCTACACATCCTAAAACCCCTTCTACACATCCTACAACCCCATCTACACATCCTACAACCCCATCTACACGTCCTACAACCccatctacacatctacacatcaTACAACCCCATCTACACATCCTAAAACCCCATCTACACGTCCTACAACCGCATCTACACATCCTCCAACCCCATCTAGACATCTACACATCCTAGAACCCCATCTACAGATCCTACAACCCCATCTACACATCCTCCAACCCCATCTAGACATCTACACATCCTAGAACCccatctacacatctacacatccTAAAACCCCTTCTACACATCCTACAACCCCATCTACACGTCCTACAACCccatctacacatctacacatccTAGAACCCCATCTACACATCCTACAATCCCATCTACACATCCTACAACCCCATTTACACATTCAATAACCCCATCTACACATCCTACAACCctatctacacatctacacatcaTACAACCCCATCTACACGTCCTCCAACCCATCTACACATCCTACAACCCCATTTACACATCCAACAACCCCATCTACACATCCTACAACCCTATCCACACATCTACACATCATACAACCCCATCTACACGTCCTCCAACCCCATCTACACATCCTAGAACCccatctacacatctacacatccTAAAACCCCTTCTACACATCCTACAACCCCTTCTACACATCCTACAACCccatctacacatctacacatcaTACAACCCCATCTACACATCCTCCAACCCCATCTACACATCATACAACCCCATCTACACATCCTCCAACCCCATCTACACATCATACAACCCCATCTACACATCCTACAACCCCATCTACACGTCCTACAACCccatctacacatctacacatccTAGAACCCCATCTACACATCCTACAATCCCATCTACACGTCCTCAAACCCCATCTACACATCCTAGAACCccatctacacatctacacctcctAGAACCCCATCTACACATCCTACAACTCCATCTACACATCCTACAACCCTATCTACACATCCTACAATCCCATCTACACGTCCGACAACCCTAGCTACACATCTACACATCCTACAACCACATCTACACGTTCTACAACCGCATCTACACACCCCGCAACCCTATCTACACGTCTACACATTCTACAACCCCATCTACACATCCTACAACCctatctacacatctacacatccTCCAACCCCATCTATACATCCTACAACCCCATCTACACAACCAACAACCCAATCTACACATCCTAAAACCCCTTCTACACATCCTACAACCCCATCTACACATCCTACAACCCCATCTACACATCCTAAAACCCCTTCTACACATCCTACAACCCCATTTACACATCCTACAACCCCAGCTACACATCTTACAACCctatctacacatctacacatccTACAATCCCAACTACATGTCCGACAACCCTATCTAGACATCCTACAACCACATCTACACGTTCTACAACCctatctacacatctacacatccTACAACCACATCTACAACCACATCTACACATTCTACAACCctatctacacatctacacatccTACAACCctatctacacatctacacatccTACAACCCCACATACATGCCCTCCAACCCCATCTACATAACCTACAACCCAATTTACACATCCTACAACCCCATCTTTACATCCTACAACCCTATCTACACATCTACACGTCCTACAACCCTATCTACACATCCTACAACCCCATCTACATGTCCTACAATCCCATTGACACGTCCTACAACACCATCTACACATCCTATAACCctatctacacatctacacatccTACAACCACATCTACAACCACATCTACACATCCTACAACCctatctacacatctacacatccTACAACTAGATCTACACATCCTACAACCCTATCTACACATCCACACGTCCTACAACCACATCTACAACCACATCTACACATCCTACAACCCTATCTACACATCTACACGTCCTACAACCCCATCTACACATCCTACAACCCCATCTACACGTCCTACAACCCCATCTTCACATCCTACAACCCTATCTACACGTCCTACAACATCATCTACACGTCCTACAACATCATCTACACGTCCTACAACCACATCTACACGACCTACAACCCCATCTACACGTCCTGCACGTCCTTCAACCTcatttacacattctaccaacacaTCTACTCGTCCTACAACCACATTTACATGGTCTAAAACCCCATCTACATGCCATACAACTACATTTACAAGTGCTACAACCACTTCTACATGTCCTACAACCCCATCTACATGTCAGCATTGACTCCTTGTCAaaataaagagaccttggtctcagtattgactccctgtctaaataaagagtccttggtctcagtattgactccctgtctaaataaagagtccttggtctcagtattgactccctgtctaaataaagagtccttggtctcagtattgactccctgtctgaataaagacaccttggtctcagtattgactcc
It encodes the following:
- the LOC129829337 gene encoding probable C->U-editing enzyme APOBEC-2 yields the protein MADNNPGWLSVKKREKKGESKPPEKEQEEQEEEREKEKVLKTGYQVVKTGYQVVKTGYQVVKTGYQHQPGEVRKEEGGGEKTGGTKEITEVAEGEAANGEFETIELPPWEIVTGEQMSPFYFKFQFRNVEYSSGRNKTLLCYRVETPEGATDPLQGYMEDEHATAHVETAFFTRVLPHYDSSQEYEVRWYVSSSPCAACLTKMADVLRQRKKLRLYLLMSRLFLWEEPEIEVGLRCLASLGVRIRMMKPSDFLSVWETFVEKEEDMTFNPWEDCQDNYQYYQYRLNNILK